In Synechococcus sp. RS9909, one genomic interval encodes:
- a CDS encoding hercynine metabolism protein: protein MAPSWLDQLERNLEERLNAFLRSNPQQDQLLRQQHLHDRQQDLQRRRRQLQEQAQEHRRQLLSLAREVRDWRGRSDRARAAGAMDLARRAEAHTQTLMDQGRQLWEELGQLGQQFRDLDHQLDALHRSASQQQQGRSLDEDWALFEAQQELEELRRRQGLS from the coding sequence ATGGCTCCCAGCTGGCTGGATCAACTCGAACGCAACCTGGAGGAGCGTCTCAACGCCTTTCTGCGCTCCAACCCTCAGCAGGATCAACTGCTGCGCCAGCAGCACCTGCACGACCGGCAACAGGACCTGCAACGCCGTCGCCGCCAACTGCAGGAGCAGGCACAGGAGCATCGCCGCCAGCTGCTCAGCCTGGCCCGGGAAGTGCGCGACTGGCGCGGCCGCAGTGATCGAGCTCGCGCTGCCGGCGCCATGGATCTGGCACGACGGGCTGAAGCCCATACGCAGACCCTGATGGATCAGGGGCGGCAGCTGTGGGAGGAACTGGGCCAGCTCGGCCAGCAGTTCCGGGATCTCGACCACCAACTCGATGCCTTGCACCGAAGCGCTTCCCAGCAACAGCAGGGACGGAGCCTGGATGAGGACTGGGCCCTGTTTGAAGCTCAACAGGAACTGGAGGAGCTGCGGCGCCGCCAGGGTCTCAGCTGA
- a CDS encoding hercynine metabolism small protein: MSREEQRRTIRQQRESLIEELETLYGQTFERLSALDLGEGSVARLTQLLLRSRDGAITPLQQEIEAPLITSPATPAASPAPEAD, translated from the coding sequence ATGAGTCGCGAGGAACAGCGCCGCACCATCCGCCAACAGCGCGAATCCCTGATCGAAGAGCTGGAAACGCTCTACGGGCAGACCTTTGAACGGCTCAGTGCACTGGATCTCGGGGAGGGATCGGTGGCCCGCCTCACCCAATTGCTGCTGCGCTCCCGCGACGGAGCGATCACACCACTGCAGCAGGAGATCGAAGCGCCCTTGATCACCTCACCGGCAACCCCGGCGGCTTCCCCAGCCCCCGAGGCCGACTGA
- the smpB gene encoding SsrA-binding protein SmpB, whose translation MAKGGGKKSAAARAAANRLLADNRLARHQYEILETLKTGIELVGTEVKSIRAGQANLRDGFCLIRNGELQLHNVHIAPHSHASGYYNHDPLRVRRLLAHRREIDKLRGQLDQKGLALIPLNMHLQGSWIKVTIGLGKGRKLHDKRAAEKEKQLKKETRAAIARY comes from the coding sequence ATGGCCAAGGGGGGAGGAAAGAAAAGCGCTGCAGCCAGGGCAGCGGCCAACCGTCTGCTGGCGGACAACCGCCTGGCGCGTCATCAATACGAGATTCTTGAAACGCTGAAAACCGGCATCGAGCTGGTGGGCACGGAAGTGAAATCGATCCGGGCCGGTCAGGCCAATCTGCGCGATGGCTTCTGCCTGATCCGCAACGGCGAACTGCAGCTGCACAACGTGCACATCGCCCCCCACAGCCACGCCAGCGGCTACTACAACCACGACCCCCTGCGGGTTCGGCGCCTGCTGGCCCACCGGCGCGAAATCGACAAGCTGCGGGGCCAGCTCGACCAGAAGGGACTGGCGCTGATCCCGCTGAACATGCACCTGCAGGGGTCGTGGATCAAGGTGACCATCGGCCTTGGCAAAGGCCGCAAGCTGCACGACAAGCGCGCCGCCGAGAAGGAGAAGCAGCTGAAAAAGGAAACGCGAGCGGCCATTGCTCGTTACTGA
- the ruvB gene encoding Holliday junction branch migration DNA helicase RuvB encodes MAIVSSGAGRSPLLDPTTAPERREQPLLASNRDEGLRPRRLEDYIGQPELKQVLAIAVQAALGRGDALDHVLLYGPPGLGKTTMALVLAEELGVSCRITSAPALERPRDIVGLLVNLQPNELLFIDEIHRLTRVAEELLYPAMEDRRLDLTVGKGSTARTRTLELPPFTLVGATTRAGALSSPLRDRFGLIQRLEFYGQEDLEAIVERAAGLLGLRLTPQACAEIAGRCRGTPRIANRLLRRVRDVACVRDVEGAIDAALVDDALRLHRVDGRGLDASDRRLLELLLQAHGGGPVGLDTLAAALGEDPTTLEAVVEPYLLQLGFLQRTPRGRVVTAAGREHLGWPAAEIDAA; translated from the coding sequence ATGGCGATCGTCTCATCCGGTGCCGGCCGGTCCCCTCTGCTGGATCCCACCACCGCTCCGGAGCGGCGGGAACAGCCGCTGCTGGCATCGAATCGGGATGAGGGTCTCAGGCCGCGTCGTCTCGAGGATTACATCGGCCAGCCCGAGCTGAAGCAGGTGTTGGCGATCGCGGTGCAGGCGGCCCTCGGCCGTGGCGACGCTCTCGATCATGTGCTGCTCTACGGCCCACCGGGCCTGGGCAAGACCACCATGGCCCTGGTGCTTGCCGAGGAGCTCGGGGTGAGCTGCCGGATCACCAGTGCCCCCGCCCTCGAGCGACCCCGCGACATCGTCGGTCTGTTGGTGAACCTGCAGCCGAATGAGTTGTTGTTCATCGATGAGATTCACCGTCTCACCCGGGTGGCGGAGGAGCTGCTCTATCCGGCGATGGAGGATCGCCGCCTCGATCTCACCGTGGGCAAGGGCAGCACGGCCCGCACCCGCACCCTGGAGCTGCCACCGTTCACGCTGGTGGGGGCCACCACCAGGGCCGGGGCGCTCAGTTCACCCTTGCGCGATCGCTTTGGCCTGATTCAACGGCTCGAGTTTTATGGCCAGGAGGATCTGGAGGCGATTGTGGAGCGGGCCGCGGGTCTGCTGGGTCTCCGCCTCACGCCGCAGGCCTGCGCTGAAATCGCCGGCCGCTGCCGCGGCACGCCGCGGATTGCCAACCGTCTGTTGCGCCGGGTGCGGGATGTGGCCTGCGTGCGGGATGTGGAGGGAGCGATTGACGCGGCGCTGGTGGATGACGCCCTCCGCCTGCATCGCGTCGATGGCCGCGGTCTCGATGCCAGTGATCGCCGCCTGCTGGAGCTGCTGCTGCAGGCCCATGGCGGCGGACCGGTGGGACTCGACACCCTGGCGGCGGCCCTCGGTGAGGATCCCACCACCCTGGAAGCGGTGGTGGAGCCCTATCTGCTCCAGCTCGGTTTTCTGCAACGCACCCCCCGAGGCCGGGTGGTGACGGCGGCAGGACGCGAACATCTGGGCTGGCCGGCCGCGGAGATCGACGCCGCATGA
- the egtD gene encoding L-histidine N(alpha)-methyltransferase, translating to MNLIDLHPAAADMHQLVHEGMARQPRQLPAWFLYDAEGSRLFDQICEQPEYTLTRTEIALLNASAAEIATRLGAGVIVEFGAGSARKVGPLLAALQPTAYVALDISASHLREALAALQPVHPRVPMLGICCDHSQLDALPPHPLLEGQKRLGFFPGSSLGNFNRQEAVQLLQRFRHLLAGGPLLLGLDHPKPAQQLEAAYNDAAGISAAFARNLLQRLNQDLQADFNPERFRYRARWQADHSRVEMALISCCEQEVSIDGQRWKFAAGEPLVTEYSVKYSPAMAEALAKESGWRCAARWHDAADSLSLHLLEAAD from the coding sequence ATGAACCTGATCGATCTTCATCCCGCTGCCGCCGACATGCACCAACTGGTGCACGAGGGCATGGCACGTCAGCCCCGCCAGCTGCCGGCCTGGTTTCTCTACGACGCCGAGGGCTCGCGCCTGTTTGATCAGATCTGCGAGCAGCCGGAATACACCCTCACCCGCACCGAAATCGCCCTGCTCAACGCCAGCGCTGCTGAGATCGCCACCAGGCTCGGTGCGGGGGTGATCGTGGAGTTCGGTGCCGGCAGTGCCCGCAAGGTGGGGCCCCTGCTGGCGGCCCTGCAACCGACCGCCTATGTCGCCCTCGACATCAGCGCCTCCCATCTGCGCGAGGCGCTCGCCGCACTCCAACCGGTCCACCCCCGGGTGCCGATGCTCGGCATCTGCTGCGACCACAGCCAACTCGACGCCCTGCCCCCCCATCCGCTGCTGGAGGGCCAGAAGCGGCTCGGCTTCTTCCCCGGCAGCTCCCTGGGCAATTTCAATCGGCAGGAGGCCGTGCAGCTGCTGCAACGCTTTCGCCACCTGCTGGCGGGAGGCCCCTTGTTGCTCGGCCTTGACCATCCCAAGCCGGCCCAGCAGCTGGAGGCGGCCTACAACGACGCTGCCGGGATCTCCGCCGCCTTCGCCCGCAACCTGCTGCAACGGCTGAACCAGGATCTGCAGGCGGATTTCAACCCCGAGCGGTTTCGCTACCGGGCCCGCTGGCAAGCCGACCACAGCCGGGTGGAAATGGCCCTGATCAGCTGCTGTGAGCAAGAGGTGAGCATCGACGGCCAGCGGTGGAAGTTCGCGGCAGGGGAGCCCCTGGTCACGGAATACAGCGTCAAATACAGCCCGGCGATGGCCGAAGCCCTGGCAAAGGAATCGGGCTGGCGCTGCGCAGCCCGCTGGCATGACGCCGCCGACAGCCTCTCCCTGCATCTGCTGGAAGCGGCAGACTGA
- a CDS encoding tetratricopeptide repeat protein, which yields MRRCLLLLFTLLLLAQPASALSDVVPSDQALFEQALAASRQGEAIEALPLWDAFLARHPEDAAAWSNRGNVRLVLGDPEGAIADQTEAIALAPDAIDPHLNRGTAEEALQRWPEAADDYAWILERDPAEASALYNLGNVRASQNAWSAAADLYGQAALARPGFAMARSSEALARYQLGELDAAEQELRKLIRRYPLFADARAGLSALLWRRGRGGEAESHWAAAAGLDPRYRQSDWLRQVRRWPPKPTADLAAFLKLESP from the coding sequence ATGCGTCGTTGTCTGCTGCTTCTGTTCACGCTGCTGTTGCTGGCCCAGCCGGCGTCAGCGCTGAGCGACGTGGTGCCAAGCGATCAGGCCCTGTTCGAGCAGGCCCTGGCGGCGAGTCGGCAGGGAGAGGCAATTGAGGCCCTGCCCCTCTGGGATGCCTTCCTGGCGCGTCATCCCGAGGATGCGGCGGCCTGGAGCAACCGCGGCAATGTGCGCCTGGTGCTTGGTGATCCGGAGGGGGCCATCGCTGATCAGACCGAGGCGATCGCGTTGGCGCCAGACGCCATCGACCCCCATCTCAATCGGGGCACCGCCGAAGAAGCCCTGCAGCGCTGGCCGGAGGCCGCCGACGATTACGCCTGGATCCTGGAGCGGGATCCTGCCGAGGCTTCGGCTCTTTACAACCTTGGCAATGTGCGCGCCTCCCAGAACGCCTGGTCGGCTGCCGCCGATCTCTATGGCCAGGCGGCGCTGGCTCGACCTGGATTCGCCATGGCCCGCTCCAGCGAAGCCCTGGCCCGGTATCAGCTGGGTGAGCTCGACGCTGCCGAGCAGGAGCTGCGCAAGCTGATCCGCCGCTATCCCCTCTTCGCCGATGCCCGCGCTGGCCTGTCAGCCCTGCTCTGGCGCCGCGGCCGCGGCGGCGAAGCGGAAAGCCATTGGGCCGCCGCCGCCGGCCTGGATCCCCGCTACCGCCAGAGCGACTGGTTGCGCCAGGTGCGGCGCTGGCCGCCCAAGCCCACCGCCGACCTCGCGGCGTTCCTCAAGCTGGAGAGCCCATGA
- the egtB gene encoding ergothioneine biosynthesis protein EgtB yields the protein MPLSTLPSLLSRLLEVRRRSERLIEPLQPEDLCLQGMADASPPKWHLAHTTWFFETFVLERFWPEHETADRRWGYLFNSYYDAIGPRQPRPQRGLLSRPTIEAVLTWRRRVDASLERLLNRNNDRHCLELVELGLQHEQQHQELLLMDLLDGFSRQPLEPVYRSDADQPTPVTWTQAAADGPGWLEPTAGLVEIGHSCDGFHFDNEGPRHRVWLEPFAIADRLVTNAEFHRFIEDGGYRRPDLWMSEGWALLQERQWQAPRYWRRDAPEGPWLWEFTLAGRQPLQPERPVRHLSWFEADAYARWAGARLPSEAEWEVAARQFNGALHQAHGELWQWTASPYRPYPGFQAAAGAVGEYNGKFMTSQFVLRGSSRWTPAGHSRLTYRNFFPPASRWMASGLRLCR from the coding sequence ATGCCGCTGAGCACGTTGCCTTCCCTGCTGTCGCGGTTGCTGGAGGTGCGCCGCCGCAGCGAACGCCTGATCGAACCGCTGCAGCCGGAGGACCTCTGCCTGCAGGGCATGGCGGATGCGAGCCCGCCGAAATGGCACCTGGCGCACACCACCTGGTTTTTCGAAACCTTTGTGCTGGAGCGCTTCTGGCCCGAGCACGAGACGGCGGATCGCCGCTGGGGCTACCTGTTCAACTCCTATTACGACGCCATCGGCCCCCGGCAACCGAGACCGCAGCGCGGTCTGCTCAGCCGACCGACGATCGAGGCGGTGCTCACCTGGCGCCGCCGGGTCGACGCCTCGCTGGAGCGGTTGCTGAACCGCAATAACGACCGCCACTGCTTGGAGTTGGTGGAGCTGGGCCTGCAGCACGAGCAGCAGCACCAGGAGCTGCTGCTGATGGACCTGCTCGATGGCTTCAGCCGTCAGCCGCTGGAGCCGGTGTATCGCAGCGATGCCGACCAGCCCACGCCAGTCACCTGGACCCAGGCAGCCGCGGATGGGCCTGGCTGGCTGGAGCCCACCGCTGGCCTGGTGGAGATCGGCCACAGCTGCGACGGTTTCCACTTCGACAACGAGGGGCCGCGCCATCGGGTGTGGCTGGAACCGTTCGCGATCGCGGACCGGCTGGTGACCAATGCCGAGTTCCATCGCTTCATCGAGGACGGCGGCTACCGACGACCGGATCTATGGATGAGCGAGGGCTGGGCGCTGCTTCAGGAGCGGCAGTGGCAGGCACCGCGCTACTGGCGCCGCGATGCCCCCGAAGGCCCCTGGTTGTGGGAATTCACCCTGGCGGGTCGCCAACCGCTGCAGCCCGAGCGTCCCGTGCGTCATCTCAGTTGGTTTGAGGCCGACGCCTATGCCCGCTGGGCCGGCGCCCGACTGCCCAGCGAAGCGGAATGGGAGGTGGCGGCGCGGCAGTTCAACGGCGCGCTGCATCAAGCCCACGGGGAGCTGTGGCAATGGACCGCCAGTCCGTATCGGCCCTATCCGGGCTTCCAGGCGGCAGCCGGTGCCGTGGGGGAATACAACGGCAAATTCATGACCTCCCAGTTTGTGTTGCGCGGCAGCAGCCGGTGGACCCCAGCGGGGCACAGCCGCCTCACCTACCGCAATTTCTTCCCACCCGCCTCGCGCTGGATGGCCTCCGGCCTGCGCTTGTGCCGATGA
- a CDS encoding protein kinase produces MEIGSVLAERYRIDQKLSGAAAEAAAGVGATAGSAPQGILWRAADTLAADAPVALRELRDPAAQARFRAIWPAMQAVLHPQIPRFGGLLEEHGALWLVREWQQGQSLRQIQSQRRERQLVFGAGEVLLLLRQLLPALAVLHGRELVHGDLNPGNLLRRDQDGLPVLIDFGLLQQVGQQPIAGATAGFAPRAQGRGEAAAAWMDLHGLGVTALTLLSGRAPEQLLAEGSDQASPWRLPDSLSLEAPLRRVLERLLSERQGERFEQAREALQALQAVAMPESTGPQALSERTVVLAPVAPIPVPVRETTPPALPSLEPEPAAAAEAPASRSRPRQEERQQAAEGRLWPVVAALLISAVLGTAIGWFLLSRGRAPDRAPSTERDVVGRAPTASLPPAEVDQRQQLLSRLRALQIDRSWFLQLVDASLLARFPERNGRLPSDSLEDAPLRRVWNELAEEWLARVEQLPPDLRSRLGRLKGADWQKQREALTAQGVNPRVVEQLVSASAQNLLPGVVSGSKPPEPYLQLWYAAAMRGLADVQIETLKARPDAPVVLSSRVPSGGARLITIQVPAGRRLVLGINGTPLMQMTVYGADGQVAAERGPLRVVTLTPEAGSPVQVLVTNEGVSSGLLTLSCRADRPAPKPLPEVDPQPIPDPATGARGSVETMPEPPGPRPAGMPEPMAEPAPPAEPAAPDTPPGAAGTQ; encoded by the coding sequence ATGGAGATCGGCTCTGTGCTCGCGGAGCGTTATCGGATCGATCAGAAGCTGAGTGGTGCTGCGGCTGAGGCTGCAGCTGGCGTGGGTGCCACCGCTGGCTCAGCTCCCCAGGGGATCCTCTGGCGTGCGGCCGACACGCTCGCTGCCGATGCGCCCGTCGCCCTGCGTGAATTGCGCGATCCCGCCGCCCAGGCCCGTTTCCGGGCGATCTGGCCGGCGATGCAGGCGGTCTTGCACCCCCAGATTCCCCGCTTCGGTGGCCTGTTGGAGGAACACGGTGCCCTCTGGCTGGTGCGCGAGTGGCAGCAAGGTCAGAGCCTGCGCCAGATCCAGAGCCAGCGCAGGGAACGCCAGCTGGTGTTCGGCGCCGGGGAGGTGCTGCTGCTGCTGCGGCAGTTGCTGCCAGCCCTGGCCGTGCTCCATGGCCGTGAGCTCGTGCATGGGGATCTCAACCCGGGCAATCTGCTCCGCCGCGATCAGGACGGTCTGCCGGTGCTGATCGATTTCGGCCTGCTGCAGCAGGTGGGCCAGCAGCCGATCGCCGGAGCCACCGCCGGCTTTGCCCCTCGGGCCCAGGGGCGCGGCGAAGCGGCCGCGGCCTGGATGGATCTGCATGGCCTCGGGGTCACGGCCCTCACCCTGCTGAGCGGTCGTGCACCGGAGCAGCTGTTGGCTGAGGGGAGCGATCAGGCGAGTCCCTGGCGCCTGCCCGACAGCCTCAGCCTGGAGGCTCCTTTACGACGTGTGCTCGAGCGTCTGTTGAGCGAGCGTCAGGGCGAGCGTTTCGAGCAGGCCCGCGAGGCCTTGCAAGCGCTTCAGGCCGTGGCGATGCCGGAATCCACCGGTCCCCAGGCGCTCTCGGAGCGCACGGTGGTTCTGGCGCCGGTGGCGCCGATTCCCGTGCCGGTCCGGGAGACCACGCCTCCCGCCCTGCCGAGTCTGGAGCCTGAGCCTGCGGCAGCTGCTGAGGCCCCCGCGTCGCGCAGCCGGCCTCGGCAGGAGGAGCGTCAGCAGGCGGCGGAGGGGCGTCTCTGGCCTGTGGTGGCGGCACTGCTGATCTCCGCCGTGCTTGGAACAGCGATCGGCTGGTTTCTGCTCAGCCGGGGCCGGGCCCCCGATCGCGCCCCTTCCACGGAGCGGGATGTGGTGGGGCGGGCGCCGACGGCAAGCCTGCCGCCGGCGGAGGTGGATCAGCGGCAGCAGCTGCTCAGCCGCCTTCGTGCGCTTCAGATCGACCGCAGCTGGTTCCTGCAGCTGGTGGATGCCAGCCTGCTGGCCCGCTTCCCGGAGCGGAACGGCCGCCTGCCCAGCGACTCGCTCGAGGATGCGCCGCTGCGCCGGGTCTGGAATGAGCTGGCGGAGGAATGGCTGGCCCGGGTGGAGCAGCTGCCACCGGATCTGCGCTCCCGCCTCGGCCGTCTCAAGGGAGCGGATTGGCAGAAACAACGGGAGGCCCTGACCGCACAGGGCGTCAACCCCCGGGTGGTGGAGCAGCTGGTGAGTGCGTCGGCCCAGAATCTTCTGCCAGGGGTGGTGAGCGGCAGCAAGCCGCCGGAGCCCTATCTGCAGCTCTGGTATGCGGCGGCGATGCGAGGCCTGGCGGATGTGCAGATCGAAACCCTGAAGGCCAGGCCCGATGCGCCGGTGGTGCTCTCCAGCCGGGTGCCTTCGGGCGGCGCCCGTTTGATCACCATCCAGGTGCCGGCGGGCCGTCGTCTCGTGCTCGGCATCAACGGCACTCCCCTGATGCAGATGACGGTGTATGGCGCTGATGGTCAGGTGGCGGCGGAACGGGGCCCGCTGCGGGTGGTGACGCTGACGCCGGAGGCGGGCTCTCCGGTGCAGGTGTTGGTCACCAACGAGGGGGTCTCCTCCGGCCTGCTCACCCTCTCCTGCCGCGCCGATCGTCCGGCCCCGAAACCCCTGCCTGAGGTGGATCCGCAGCCGATTCCAGATCCAGCCACCGGCGCCCGCGGCTCCGTGGAGACGATGCCGGAACCGCCTGGCCCCAGGCCGGCGGGGATGCCGGAACCCATGGCTGAGCCTGCACCGCCGGCTGAGCCCGCTGCGCCAGACACACCGCCAGGGGCTGCCGGAACTCAGTAG